The Nocardiopsis dassonvillei subsp. dassonvillei DSM 43111 genome contains a region encoding:
- a CDS encoding DNA/RNA non-specific endonuclease produces MCTPTGGLINPAAFPIPTASPATLERQARDLRREGANVAGIGGDIKSAWAGLSTCYSAPEAETLYAVVDPVATDGDKVETSFDKAASALETFAEAVRDIKGKWSTLKSDSYTFLNSIEGDDDWREADGFVDSLLGRESEKVGEHQALLDRADALRREYEEAERACANAINADIPDRTNFVAGDGDGESAPGEFEHGYDGYLGDVAMAWGGPMETDHGWWVDAGAAVGDFFVGIAEDVGGITGMYSSEGWFEMSWGDAMWEYHEGNLQSLASLAGMYDSESDSWGWSGWDTVGNAWKDAAHAVVPWEEWSERPGYVIGTALLNIGATVGGAALTATGVGAVVGVPLMAWRGSAMLNRMGGDGPSVPDVDVPDMSRINLSLPRFGNVSLADLRIDLGQLREGAFSTSRLSEMQNLLSRFTGGGFFGGGDDPGGNGSGGDGNGSEGSDSQRVANHHGDEEGGPADTRPAVNPTTRELDDSRELLELLTSHPDSAELGDLGRRVLGGEGGDSDAPRPNRSGQPDLEELGLDPSLEAVFSDMNAHASDYPAWEANQSPDGPESGRVPALVGGGNNDTFEGSQDVSNPPSYDRVDLTGTGGDGPQRFPDDHRDADFGDDGPQMRDRTPLVTNSTGGNGSDTLDTGGNSRGGTDVLDGSGDGGGNTHSAGGNGRGPGDTRPGSAGGDILGGRGGQNDGPENTPIRNQPDLRPESTDPGVRELLPRDGLRFGEIRDDNGNVSNRILEPNSRYRLYEPGSDLHTDYVTDADGNIREIRTESKGWNSEHPEYLNPRPDMTFNVDGYTYRTDEYGRTVSVEGTLHKEPNVRNENEQSKVNSQGSDYYEQLNQKIRDDFETANGRPPEAGEVPQYQDIQWDGGHLIGYAEFFGIGERLNMVPMRFDVNQNRTETALDDIPEEVRGGIEGSYRNIERSWRGIMRDKGSWHGFTNPKFNDGSWDAALALNPNNPKIDVKITNIYDPSLPPVYDKSGNRHLPPPSRIEVEWVLNGVRMENREYNNVPPLVD; encoded by the coding sequence ATGTGCACGCCCACGGGCGGCCTGATCAACCCCGCGGCCTTCCCCATTCCGACCGCCAGTCCCGCCACCCTGGAGAGACAGGCGCGGGACCTGCGCCGGGAGGGGGCCAACGTGGCAGGAATCGGCGGCGACATCAAGAGCGCCTGGGCGGGGCTGTCCACGTGCTACTCCGCGCCCGAGGCCGAGACCCTGTACGCGGTGGTGGACCCGGTCGCGACCGACGGCGACAAGGTGGAGACCTCCTTCGACAAGGCCGCGAGCGCGCTGGAGACCTTCGCCGAGGCCGTCCGGGACATCAAGGGCAAGTGGTCCACGCTCAAGAGCGACTCCTACACCTTCCTCAACTCCATCGAGGGCGACGACGACTGGCGCGAGGCCGACGGGTTCGTCGACAGCCTCCTGGGGCGCGAGAGCGAGAAGGTCGGGGAGCACCAGGCGCTGCTCGACCGCGCGGACGCGCTGCGGCGCGAGTACGAGGAGGCCGAGCGGGCCTGCGCCAACGCGATCAACGCCGACATCCCCGACCGCACCAACTTCGTCGCGGGCGACGGCGACGGGGAGTCCGCGCCGGGCGAGTTCGAGCACGGCTACGACGGGTACCTCGGCGACGTGGCCATGGCCTGGGGCGGTCCCATGGAGACCGACCACGGCTGGTGGGTGGACGCGGGTGCGGCGGTGGGCGACTTCTTCGTGGGGATCGCGGAGGACGTCGGCGGCATCACCGGGATGTACAGCTCCGAGGGCTGGTTCGAGATGTCCTGGGGCGACGCCATGTGGGAGTACCACGAGGGCAACCTCCAGTCCCTGGCGTCACTGGCGGGCATGTACGACTCCGAGAGCGACAGCTGGGGCTGGTCGGGCTGGGACACCGTCGGCAACGCCTGGAAGGACGCCGCGCACGCGGTGGTGCCCTGGGAGGAGTGGAGCGAGCGGCCCGGCTACGTCATCGGGACCGCCCTGCTCAACATCGGCGCGACCGTGGGCGGCGCCGCCCTGACCGCGACCGGCGTGGGCGCGGTCGTGGGCGTGCCGCTGATGGCCTGGCGCGGTTCGGCCATGCTCAACAGGATGGGCGGGGACGGGCCGAGCGTCCCCGACGTGGACGTGCCGGACATGAGCCGGATCAACCTGAGCCTGCCCCGGTTCGGCAACGTCTCCCTGGCGGATCTCAGGATCGACCTGGGCCAGCTCCGGGAGGGCGCCTTCAGCACCTCCCGGCTGTCGGAGATGCAGAACCTGCTGAGCAGGTTCACCGGCGGGGGCTTCTTCGGCGGCGGGGACGACCCGGGCGGCAACGGTTCCGGTGGGGACGGGAACGGCTCCGAGGGCTCCGACAGCCAGCGCGTCGCCAACCACCACGGCGACGAGGAGGGCGGCCCGGCCGACACCCGGCCCGCCGTGAACCCGACCACGCGTGAACTCGACGACAGCCGGGAGCTCCTGGAGCTGCTGACTTCGCATCCGGACTCCGCCGAGCTGGGCGACCTCGGGCGCAGGGTCCTCGGTGGGGAGGGAGGCGACAGCGACGCCCCCCGGCCGAACCGTTCCGGGCAGCCCGACCTGGAGGAGCTGGGCCTGGACCCGTCCCTGGAGGCGGTGTTCAGCGACATGAACGCGCACGCCTCGGACTACCCGGCGTGGGAGGCCAACCAGTCCCCGGACGGCCCGGAGTCGGGGAGGGTTCCCGCCCTCGTCGGCGGCGGGAACAACGACACGTTCGAGGGCAGCCAGGACGTCTCCAACCCGCCGTCGTACGACCGGGTGGACCTGACCGGCACCGGCGGCGACGGTCCCCAGCGCTTCCCGGACGACCACCGCGACGCGGACTTCGGCGACGACGGCCCGCAGATGCGGGACCGCACGCCCCTGGTCACCAACAGCACCGGCGGCAACGGCAGTGACACGCTGGACACCGGGGGGAACTCCCGTGGCGGCACGGACGTCCTGGACGGGTCCGGCGACGGCGGTGGCAACACGCACAGCGCGGGCGGCAACGGACGGGGCCCCGGCGACACGCGGCCGGGCAGCGCCGGAGGCGACATCCTCGGCGGCCGGGGCGGCCAGAACGACGGCCCGGAGAACACCCCGATCAGGAACCAGCCCGACCTGCGACCGGAGAGCACCGACCCCGGGGTCCGGGAACTCCTCCCCAGGGACGGCCTGCGCTTCGGCGAGATCAGGGACGACAACGGCAATGTCAGCAACCGCATTCTGGAGCCGAACAGCAGGTACAGGCTCTACGAACCGGGCAGCGACCTCCACACGGACTACGTCACCGACGCCGATGGGAACATCAGGGAGATCCGGACCGAGTCCAAGGGCTGGAACTCCGAGCATCCGGAGTACCTCAACCCCAGGCCGGACATGACCTTCAACGTGGACGGCTACACCTACAGGACCGACGAGTACGGCCGGACGGTCTCCGTCGAGGGAACGCTGCACAAGGAACCGAACGTCCGCAACGAAAACGAACAGTCCAAGGTCAACAGCCAGGGCTCGGACTACTACGAACAGCTGAACCAGAAGATCCGCGATGACTTCGAAACGGCGAACGGCCGTCCGCCGGAAGCGGGTGAGGTCCCCCAGTACCAGGACATCCAGTGGGACGGCGGCCACCTGATCGGGTACGCGGAGTTCTTCGGTATCGGCGAGCGCCTGAACATGGTCCCGATGCGGTTCGACGTGAACCAGAACAGGACCGAGACCGCTCTGGATGACATCCCCGAAGAAGTACGGGGCGGCATCGAGGGAAGTTACCGGAACATCGAGCGCTCCTGGCGTGGAATCATGCGCGACAAGGGCTCCTGGCATGGATTCACCAACCCCAAATTCAATGACGGGAGCTGGGACGCCGCCCTCGCACTGAATCCGAATAACCCCAAGATCGACGTTAAGATCACTAACATCTACGACCCCAGCCTGCCACCGGTGTACGACAAGTCCGGAAACCGTCACTTGCCACCGCCGAGCAGGATTGAGGTCGAATGGGTCCTCAACGGGGTTAGAATGGAAAACCGAGAGTACAACAACGTACCACCCCTCGTGGACTAG
- a CDS encoding DUF6507 family protein: protein MSGWNIQPAEVGAVLTSVAGYIGEEGGSDGLVGAMTSAENLITAINEEANSTPVSVALGEFAEHNFGLMGDMAGLAVSAVTNTSTAVTHYFNGNMEMAAEAQENAGVIPEPEPPRQYGPHAPV, encoded by the coding sequence ATGTCCGGGTGGAACATCCAGCCCGCCGAGGTGGGCGCCGTGCTGACCAGCGTCGCCGGATACATCGGCGAGGAGGGCGGCAGCGACGGCCTCGTCGGCGCGATGACCTCCGCCGAGAACCTGATCACGGCCATCAACGAGGAGGCGAACAGCACGCCCGTCAGCGTCGCGCTGGGCGAGTTCGCCGAGCACAACTTCGGGCTCATGGGCGACATGGCCGGACTGGCCGTGAGCGCCGTGACCAACACCAGCACAGCCGTCACCCACTACTTCAACGGCAACATGGAGATGGCCGCCGAGGCGCAGGAGAACGCGGGCGTGATCCCCGAGCCCGAGCCGCCCCGGCAGTACGGGCCCCACGCGCCCGTGTAG
- a CDS encoding demethylmenaquinone methyltransferase, which yields MTRAKLDKKPQDVAAMFDGIADRYDLVNDVISLGQDRIWRKAAVNAVDAYSGELVLDLAAGTGTSSESFVRKGARVVACDFSLGMLRAGVRRRGGASRGGVTFVAGDALHLPFADETFDAVTISFGLRNVNDVDQALRELRRVTKVGGRMVICEFSHIPVEFVDRLYSTYLMGALPKIAGMVSGSGESYDYLSESIMAWPKQPELARRLQDAGWSRVAWRNLSTGIVALHRGFRDK from the coding sequence ATGACCCGCGCCAAACTCGACAAGAAGCCCCAGGACGTCGCGGCGATGTTCGACGGCATCGCCGACAGGTACGACCTCGTCAACGACGTCATCTCGCTGGGCCAGGACCGCATCTGGCGCAAGGCCGCGGTCAACGCGGTCGACGCCTACAGCGGCGAACTCGTCCTGGACCTGGCGGCGGGGACGGGCACCTCCTCGGAGTCCTTCGTCAGGAAGGGCGCCCGCGTGGTGGCCTGCGACTTCTCCCTCGGCATGCTCCGCGCCGGGGTGCGGCGGCGCGGGGGGGCCTCCCGGGGCGGCGTGACCTTCGTGGCGGGCGACGCCCTGCACCTGCCCTTCGCCGACGAGACCTTCGACGCGGTCACGATCTCCTTCGGCCTGCGCAACGTCAACGACGTGGACCAGGCGCTGCGCGAGCTGCGGCGGGTCACCAAGGTCGGCGGGCGGATGGTCATCTGCGAGTTCAGCCACATCCCGGTCGAGTTCGTGGACCGGCTCTACTCCACCTACCTCATGGGCGCGCTGCCCAAGATCGCGGGCATGGTGTCCGGCAGCGGCGAGTCCTACGACTACCTGTCCGAGTCGATCATGGCCTGGCCCAAGCAGCCCGAGCTGGCGCGCCGCCTCCAGGACGCGGGCTGGTCGCGGGTGGCCTGGCGCAACCTGTCGACGGGGATCGTCGCGCTGCACCGAGGCTTCCGCGACAAGTAG
- a CDS encoding geranylgeranyl reductase family protein: MSETATSSPRGRERTEYDADVIVVGAGPSGSTTAYYLAQAGLDVLLLEKTSFPREKVCGDGLTPRAVKQLTAMGVTFDDPGWMKNHGLRIIGAGVRLELPWPDLAAYPGFGLVRTRYDFDQIVVNRAVAAGAKLLERTTVTGPLMDERSNRIVGVRAKNADREPVTFRAPLVVAADGNSSRLSVAMGIRKRDDRPMGVAVRTYFESPRHEDDYLESWLELWDRSGDKDVLLPGYGWVFGVGDGTSNVGLGILNSTASFQDMDYRKLLRRWTESMPEEWGFTEDNQKGAIRGAALPMGFNRVPHYSRGLMLVGDAGGMVNPFNGEGIAYAMEAGNIAADVIVQAHGRPTQQTRERALLRYPDVLADTYGGYYTLGRYFVKVIGQPEFMKYATRYGLRQRTLMKFVLKMLANLTEPTQGDAMDRVINGLSRIAPAA; the protein is encoded by the coding sequence GTGAGCGAGACAGCCACCTCCTCTCCCCGAGGCCGGGAGCGGACCGAGTACGACGCCGACGTGATCGTGGTCGGCGCAGGTCCCTCCGGCTCCACCACCGCCTACTACCTTGCCCAGGCAGGACTGGACGTCCTGCTCCTGGAGAAGACCTCCTTCCCGAGGGAGAAGGTCTGCGGAGACGGACTCACCCCCCGCGCGGTGAAGCAGCTCACCGCTATGGGTGTCACCTTCGACGACCCGGGGTGGATGAAGAACCACGGCCTGCGCATCATCGGCGCGGGCGTCCGCCTGGAGCTGCCCTGGCCCGACCTGGCCGCCTACCCGGGTTTCGGCCTCGTGCGCACCCGTTACGACTTCGACCAGATCGTGGTCAACCGCGCGGTGGCCGCCGGGGCCAAGCTCCTGGAGCGCACCACCGTCACCGGCCCCCTCATGGACGAGCGCAGCAACCGCATCGTCGGAGTCCGGGCCAAGAACGCCGACCGCGAGCCCGTCACCTTCCGGGCGCCGCTGGTCGTGGCCGCCGACGGCAACTCCTCCCGGCTGTCCGTGGCCATGGGCATCCGCAAGCGCGACGACCGGCCCATGGGCGTGGCCGTGCGCACCTACTTCGAGAGCCCCCGCCACGAGGACGACTACCTGGAGTCCTGGCTGGAGCTGTGGGACCGCAGCGGCGACAAGGACGTCCTCCTGCCCGGCTACGGCTGGGTCTTCGGCGTCGGCGACGGCACCAGCAACGTCGGCCTGGGCATCCTCAACTCCACCGCGTCCTTCCAGGACATGGACTACCGCAAGCTCCTGCGCCGCTGGACCGAGTCCATGCCCGAGGAGTGGGGCTTCACCGAGGACAACCAGAAGGGCGCCATCCGTGGCGCCGCACTGCCCATGGGCTTCAACCGGGTGCCGCACTACTCCCGCGGCCTCATGCTCGTCGGCGACGCGGGCGGCATGGTCAACCCCTTCAACGGCGAGGGCATCGCCTACGCCATGGAGGCCGGGAACATCGCCGCCGACGTGATCGTGCAGGCGCACGGCAGACCCACCCAGCAGACCCGCGAGCGGGCCCTGCTGCGCTACCCGGACGTGCTCGCCGACACCTACGGCGGCTACTACACGCTCGGCCGCTACTTCGTGAAGGTCATCGGCCAGCCCGAGTTCATGAAGTACGCGACCAGGTACGGCCTGCGCCAGCGCACCCTCATGAAGTTCGTGCTGAAGATGCTGGCCAACCTCACCGAGCCCACGCAGGGAGACGCCATGGACAGGGTCATCAACGGCCTGTCCCGCATCGCCCCCGCGGCCTGA
- a CDS encoding NADH-quinone oxidoreductase subunit A, with product MELYTPIFVLGGIGAAFVVVSMVAGAVLGPKRYNRAKMQAYECGIEPTPQPAGGGRFTVKYYMTAMMFIVFDIEIIFLIPWAVHFDALGWFGLVAIVLFLVNVSIAYAYEWRRGGLEWD from the coding sequence GTGGAGCTGTACACACCGATCTTCGTGCTCGGCGGGATCGGCGCCGCGTTCGTCGTGGTGTCGATGGTCGCCGGTGCGGTCCTGGGGCCCAAGCGCTACAACCGCGCCAAGATGCAGGCCTACGAGTGCGGCATCGAGCCCACGCCGCAGCCCGCGGGCGGCGGCCGGTTCACCGTCAAGTACTACATGACGGCCATGATGTTCATCGTCTTCGACATCGAGATCATCTTCCTCATCCCCTGGGCCGTGCACTTCGACGCCCTGGGCTGGTTCGGACTGGTCGCGATCGTCCTCTTCCTGGTGAACGTCTCCATCGCCTACGCCTACGAGTGGCGCCGGGGAGGCCTCGAATGGGACTGA
- a CDS encoding NuoB/complex I 20 kDa subunit family protein, translating to MGLEEKLPSGIMLTTVEQVVGLARKSSMWPATFGLACCAIEMMSVGGPHYDLARFGMEKFGATPRQADLMIVAGRVSQKMAPVLRQIYDQMPEPKWVIAMGVCASSGGMFNNYAIVQGVDHVVPVDMYLPGCPPRPEMLLDAVLKLHDKVQNTKLGAHREQEITENEERMLRRSLPLVSKD from the coding sequence ATGGGACTCGAGGAGAAACTGCCCAGCGGCATCATGCTCACGACCGTCGAGCAGGTCGTGGGCCTGGCCCGCAAGAGCTCCATGTGGCCCGCCACGTTCGGCCTGGCCTGCTGCGCCATCGAGATGATGTCCGTCGGCGGCCCGCACTACGACCTGGCGCGGTTCGGCATGGAGAAGTTCGGCGCCACCCCGCGCCAGGCCGACCTGATGATCGTGGCCGGGCGGGTGAGCCAGAAGATGGCCCCCGTCCTGCGCCAGATCTACGACCAGATGCCCGAGCCCAAGTGGGTCATCGCGATGGGCGTGTGCGCCTCCAGCGGCGGCATGTTCAACAACTACGCGATCGTCCAGGGCGTGGACCACGTCGTCCCCGTGGACATGTACCTGCCCGGCTGCCCGCCGCGGCCGGAGATGCTCCTGGACGCCGTGCTCAAGCTGCACGACAAGGTGCAGAACACCAAGCTCGGCGCCCACCGGGAGCAGGAGATCACCGAGAACGAGGAGCGGATGCTCCGCCGTTCGCTGCCGCTGGTGAGCAAGGACTGA
- a CDS encoding NADH-quinone oxidoreductase subunit C: MSTDNERERDEEAANLPDKLGRERLAAPVRRTGMFGATTTGDTSGFGRLQVRGSAPVRSQRPYTDPEDARTADFDRVADDLEAALGEDAGAVERVEVARGELTFHTRREALPRLARLLRDEPALRYELCLGVTGVHFPDDAGRELHAVYHFRSITHNSEIRVATTCPDADPHVPSIVSVYPTNDWHEREAWDFFGIVFDGHPALTRIQMPDDWHGHPQRKDYPLGGIPVEYRGATVPPPDERRSYK; this comes from the coding sequence ATGAGTACCGACAACGAACGCGAACGCGACGAGGAAGCGGCCAACCTCCCCGACAAGCTGGGCCGCGAGCGGTTGGCCGCGCCGGTCCGGCGCACCGGGATGTTCGGCGCCACGACCACCGGCGACACCTCCGGCTTCGGCCGCCTGCAGGTGCGGGGGAGCGCTCCCGTGCGCAGCCAGCGCCCCTACACCGACCCCGAGGACGCGCGCACCGCCGACTTCGACCGGGTGGCCGACGACCTGGAGGCCGCCCTGGGAGAGGACGCCGGAGCGGTCGAGCGGGTCGAGGTGGCCCGCGGCGAACTGACCTTCCACACCCGCCGCGAGGCGCTGCCGAGGCTGGCCCGCCTGCTGCGCGACGAGCCCGCCCTGCGCTACGAGCTGTGCCTGGGCGTGACGGGCGTGCACTTCCCCGACGACGCCGGCCGGGAGCTGCACGCGGTCTACCACTTCCGGTCGATCACCCACAACAGCGAGATCCGCGTCGCCACCACCTGCCCCGACGCCGACCCGCACGTGCCCTCGATCGTGTCGGTCTACCCGACCAACGACTGGCACGAGCGCGAGGCCTGGGACTTCTTCGGGATCGTCTTCGACGGCCACCCGGCGCTGACCCGCATCCAGATGCCCGACGACTGGCACGGCCACCCCCAGCGCAAGGACTACCCGCTGGGCGGCATCCCGGTCGAGTACAGGGGAGCCACCGTGCCCCCGCCGGACGAGCGGAGGTCCTACAAGTGA
- a CDS encoding NADH-quinone oxidoreductase subunit D yields MTITEDYIDASGGDWDDVIEKAQATSAERLVVNMGPQHPSTHGVLRLILTLDGETCTEARVGIGYLHTGIEKNMEYRTWTQGTTFVTRMDYLTPLFNEAAYCLAVEKLLGIEDRVPERASVIRVMMMELNRMASHFVAMATFGMELGATTVMTNGFREREMILDIFELVTGLRMNHAYIRPGGVAQDLPPGAAGKVRELLKEMPKRIAVMRKLLDENPVYLARTKDVAHLNLPGCMALGVTGPLLRASGLAWDLRKAKPYCGYEGYEFDVPVSDGGDVYARYRVRMAEMEESLKIIEQCLDKLQPGPVMIQDAKIGWPAKLALGPDGLGNSPDHIAHIMSGSMEALIHHFKLVTEGFRVPAGQAYAAVESAKGELGCYAVSDGSTRPHRVHFRDPSFTHLQAVAAMCEGGTVADVIAAVASIDPVMGGVDR; encoded by the coding sequence ATGACCATCACCGAGGACTACATCGACGCCTCCGGCGGGGACTGGGACGACGTCATCGAGAAGGCGCAGGCCACCAGCGCCGAACGCCTCGTCGTCAACATGGGACCCCAGCACCCCTCCACGCACGGCGTCCTGCGGCTCATCCTCACCCTCGACGGTGAGACCTGCACCGAGGCGCGCGTCGGTATCGGCTACCTGCACACCGGTATCGAGAAGAACATGGAGTACCGGACGTGGACGCAGGGCACCACGTTCGTGACCCGCATGGACTACCTGACGCCGCTGTTCAACGAGGCGGCGTACTGCCTGGCGGTCGAGAAGCTGCTCGGCATCGAGGACCGCGTCCCCGAGCGGGCCAGCGTCATCCGCGTGATGATGATGGAGCTCAACCGGATGGCCTCGCACTTCGTGGCGATGGCGACCTTCGGCATGGAGCTGGGCGCGACCACGGTCATGACCAACGGCTTCCGTGAGCGCGAGATGATCCTGGACATCTTCGAGCTGGTCACCGGCCTGAGGATGAACCACGCCTACATCCGCCCCGGCGGCGTGGCCCAGGACCTGCCGCCCGGCGCGGCCGGCAAGGTCCGCGAGCTGCTCAAGGAGATGCCCAAGCGCATCGCCGTCATGCGCAAGCTCCTGGACGAGAACCCCGTCTACCTCGCCCGCACCAAGGACGTGGCCCACCTCAACCTGCCCGGCTGCATGGCGCTCGGCGTCACCGGCCCGCTGCTGCGGGCCTCCGGCCTGGCCTGGGACCTGCGCAAGGCCAAGCCCTACTGCGGCTACGAGGGCTACGAGTTCGACGTCCCCGTCTCCGACGGCGGCGACGTCTACGCCCGCTACCGGGTGCGCATGGCCGAGATGGAGGAGAGCCTGAAGATCATCGAGCAGTGCCTGGACAAGCTCCAGCCCGGCCCGGTGATGATCCAGGACGCCAAGATCGGATGGCCCGCCAAGCTGGCGCTGGGGCCCGACGGCCTGGGCAACTCGCCCGACCACATCGCGCACATCATGAGCGGCTCCATGGAGGCGCTCATCCACCACTTCAAGCTGGTCACCGAGGGCTTCCGGGTCCCCGCGGGCCAGGCCTACGCGGCCGTCGAGAGCGCCAAGGGCGAACTCGGCTGCTACGCGGTCAGCGACGGGAGCACCCGCCCCCACCGCGTGCACTTCCGCGACCCCTCGTTCACCCACCTGCAGGCCGTCGCGGCCATGTGCGAGGGGGGAACGGTGGCGGACGTCATCGCCGCCGTGGCCAGTATCGACCCGGTGATGGGAGGCGTGGACCGGTGA
- the nuoE gene encoding NADH-quinone oxidoreductase subunit NuoE, with translation MSEHETTETAATAEPREAFTAEVTARLEPEAKEIIGRYPRPRSALLPLLHLVQAEEGHVSKAGMRFCADQLGITLAEVNAVATFYTMYRRRPGGDYQVGVCTNTLCAVMGGDEIFQTLKDHLGVGNNETTEDGKVTLEHVECNAACDFAPVVMVNWEFFDNQTPDTAKRLVDDLRLGRDVAPTRGPASLCTWKQASRVLAGFEDGRAGEGVQAAAPSLAGLRLARERGWTAPDPDNLPPREQGEEDAK, from the coding sequence GTGAGCGAGCACGAGACCACCGAGACCGCGGCGACGGCCGAGCCCCGCGAGGCCTTCACCGCCGAGGTCACCGCTCGGCTGGAGCCCGAGGCCAAGGAGATCATCGGCCGCTACCCGCGGCCGCGCTCGGCGCTGCTGCCGCTGCTGCACCTGGTGCAGGCCGAGGAGGGGCACGTCAGCAAGGCCGGGATGCGCTTCTGCGCCGACCAGCTCGGCATCACCCTCGCCGAGGTCAACGCGGTCGCCACGTTCTACACCATGTACCGCCGCCGCCCCGGCGGCGACTACCAGGTGGGCGTGTGCACCAACACCCTGTGCGCGGTGATGGGCGGCGACGAGATCTTCCAGACCCTCAAGGACCACCTGGGGGTCGGCAACAACGAGACCACCGAGGACGGCAAGGTCACGCTGGAGCACGTCGAGTGCAACGCGGCCTGCGACTTCGCGCCGGTCGTGATGGTCAACTGGGAGTTCTTCGACAACCAGACCCCCGACACGGCCAAGCGGCTCGTGGACGACCTGCGCCTGGGCAGGGACGTCGCGCCCACGCGCGGCCCCGCCAGCCTGTGCACCTGGAAGCAGGCCTCCCGCGTACTGGCCGGGTTCGAGGACGGCCGCGCGGGCGAGGGCGTCCAGGCCGCCGCGCCCTCCCTGGCCGGACTCAGGCTGGCCAGGGAGCGCGGCTGGACCGCTCCGGACCCCGACAACCTTCCGCCCCGCGAACAGGGTGAGGAGGACGCCAAGTGA
- the nuoF gene encoding NADH-quinone oxidoreductase subunit NuoF: MTTLTPILSRDWDRPDSFTLEGYRATGGYGALRKALAMEPDAIVDLVKKSGLRGRGGAGFPTGMKWGFLPADNPNPRYLVVNADESEPGTCKDIPLMLANPHVLVEGVAIAAYAIKSSQAFIYVRGEVLHVIRRLRRAVAEAYEAGLLGRDVLGTGFDLDVVVHAGAGAYICGEETALLDSLEGYRGQPRLKPPFPAVAGLYASPTVVNNVESIASVPSIVANGAEWFTSMGTEKSAGFGFFSLSGHVANPGQYEAPLGVTLRELLDMSGGMRPGHRLKFWTPGGSSTPIFTEEHLDTPLDFESVGAAGSMLGTRALQIFDETTCVVKAVGRWIAFYAHESCGKCTPCREGNFWMVQVLDRLENGQGTEADLDKLLDICDNLLGRSFCALGDGATSPVTSSIKHFRQEYIDHVERGGCPFDHSRATLWGDRPTTTGGQQ; the protein is encoded by the coding sequence GTGACCACCCTGACCCCGATCCTGTCGCGCGACTGGGACCGCCCCGACTCCTTCACCCTGGAGGGCTACCGGGCCACCGGCGGCTACGGCGCGCTGCGCAAGGCGCTGGCCATGGAGCCCGACGCCATCGTGGACCTGGTCAAGAAGTCCGGCCTGCGCGGTCGCGGCGGCGCCGGGTTCCCCACCGGGATGAAGTGGGGCTTCCTGCCCGCGGACAACCCCAACCCGCGCTACCTCGTCGTCAACGCCGACGAGTCCGAGCCGGGCACCTGCAAGGACATCCCGCTCATGCTCGCCAATCCGCACGTGCTGGTGGAGGGGGTGGCGATCGCCGCGTACGCGATCAAGTCCAGCCAGGCCTTCATCTACGTGCGCGGCGAGGTCCTGCACGTCATCCGGCGCCTGCGCCGGGCCGTCGCCGAGGCCTACGAGGCCGGGCTGCTCGGCAGGGACGTCCTGGGCACCGGCTTCGACCTCGACGTCGTCGTCCACGCCGGGGCGGGCGCCTACATCTGCGGTGAGGAGACCGCGCTGCTGGACTCCCTGGAGGGCTACCGGGGCCAGCCCCGGCTCAAGCCGCCCTTCCCCGCGGTCGCCGGGCTCTACGCCTCGCCGACCGTGGTCAACAACGTCGAGTCCATCGCCAGCGTGCCGAGCATCGTGGCCAACGGCGCCGAATGGTTCACGTCCATGGGCACCGAGAAGTCCGCCGGGTTCGGCTTCTTCTCCCTGTCCGGGCACGTGGCCAACCCCGGCCAGTACGAGGCCCCGCTGGGCGTGACCCTGCGCGAGCTGCTCGACATGTCGGGCGGGATGCGGCCCGGGCACCGGCTCAAGTTCTGGACGCCCGGCGGCTCCTCCACGCCGATCTTCACCGAGGAGCACCTGGACACCCCGCTCGACTTCGAGTCGGTGGGCGCCGCCGGGTCCATGCTCGGCACCCGCGCCCTCCAGATCTTCGACGAGACGACCTGCGTGGTGAAGGCCGTCGGCCGCTGGATCGCCTTCTACGCCCACGAGTCCTGCGGCAAGTGCACGCCCTGCCGCGAGGGCAACTTCTGGATGGTCCAGGTCCTGGACCGGCTGGAGAACGGGCAGGGCACCGAGGCCGACCTCGACAAGCTCCTGGACATCTGCGACAACCTGCTCGGCCGCTCCTTCTGCGCCCTCGGCGACGGCGCGACCAGCCCGGTGACCTCCTCGATCAAGCACTTCCGCCAGGAGTACATCGACCACGTGGAGCGGGGCGGCTGCCCCTTCGACCACTCCCGGGCCACCCTCTGGGGCGACCGGCCGACCACGACGGGAGGACAGCAGTGA